The Klebsiella sp. RHBSTW-00484 genome includes a window with the following:
- a CDS encoding MdtB/MuxB family multidrug efflux RND transporter permease subunit, which translates to MQVLPPSSTGGPSRLFIMRPVATTLLMAAIMLAGIIGYRFLPVSALPEVDYPTIQVVTLYPGASPDVVTSSITAPLERQFGQMSGLKQMSSQSSGGASVVTLQFQLTLPLDVAEQEVQAAINAATNLLPSDLPNPPVYSKVNPADPPIMTLAVTSSAIPMTQVEDMVETRVAQKISQVSGVGLVTLAGGQRPAVRVKLNAQAIAALGLTSETVRTAITSANVNSAKGSLDGPSRAVTLSANDQMQSAEDYRRLIIAWQNGAAIRLGDVATVEQGAENSWLGAWANNQRAIVMNVQRQPGANIISTADSIREMLPQLTESLPKSVKVQVLSDRTTNIRASVSDTQFELMLAIALVVMIIYVFLRNVPATIIPGIAVPLSLVGTFAVMVFLDFSINNLTLMALTIATGFVVDDAIVVIENISRYIEKGEKPLTAALKGAGEIGFTIISLTFSLIAVLIPLLFMGDIVGRLFREFAVTLAVAILISAVVSLTLTPMMCARMLSHESLRKQNRFSRASERFFERVIAVYGRWLSRVLNHPWLTLSVALSTLALSIMLWVFIPKGFFPTQDNGIIQGTLQAPQSVSFASMAERQQQVSAVILKDPAVESLTSYVGVDGTNPALNSARLQINLKPLDERDDRVQTVIARLQNAVDGIPGIELYLQPTQDLTIDTTVSRTQYQFTLQANSLDALSNWVPQLLTRLQALPQLSDVSSDWQDKGLAAYINVDRDSASRLGISMSDIDNALYNAFGQRLISTIYTQANQYRVVLEHDTQATPGLAALDNIRLTSSDGGIVPLTAIAKVEQRFAPLSINHLDQFPVTTISFNVPGNYSLGDAVEAILGAEQALEFPSDIRTQFQGSSLAFQSALGSTVWLVVAAVVAMYIVLGVLYESFIHPITILSTLPTAGVGALLALWLAGSELDVIAIIGIILLIGIVKKNAIMMIDFALAAEREQGMPPREAIYQACLLRFRPILMTTLAALFGALPLMLSTGVGAELRRPLGIGMVGGLMLSQVLTLFTTPVIYLLFDRLSLYMKSRFPRREEEA; encoded by the coding sequence ATGCAAGTGTTACCGCCGAGCAGTACGGGTGGCCCTTCCCGTCTGTTTATCATGCGCCCGGTAGCGACGACGCTGTTAATGGCGGCCATTATGCTGGCCGGGATTATCGGCTATCGTTTCCTGCCCGTTTCAGCGCTGCCGGAAGTGGATTACCCAACCATTCAGGTGGTGACGCTCTACCCTGGCGCCAGCCCGGATGTCGTGACCTCGTCGATCACCGCGCCGCTGGAGCGCCAGTTTGGCCAGATGTCCGGGCTTAAGCAGATGTCGTCCCAGAGTTCAGGCGGCGCATCGGTGGTCACGCTCCAGTTCCAGCTCACGCTGCCGCTGGACGTTGCCGAACAGGAAGTTCAGGCGGCCATCAACGCCGCGACTAACCTGCTGCCGTCAGATCTGCCTAACCCGCCGGTCTACAGCAAAGTGAACCCTGCTGACCCGCCGATTATGACCCTCGCGGTCACCTCTTCCGCCATTCCTATGACTCAGGTCGAAGATATGGTAGAAACCCGCGTGGCGCAGAAAATCTCCCAGGTTTCCGGCGTCGGGCTGGTGACTCTGGCGGGCGGTCAACGCCCGGCGGTGCGCGTGAAGCTGAACGCCCAGGCCATTGCCGCCCTCGGGTTGACCAGCGAAACGGTCCGCACCGCGATTACCAGCGCCAACGTTAACTCGGCAAAAGGTAGCCTCGACGGTCCGTCCCGTGCGGTTACGCTTTCAGCTAACGATCAGATGCAATCGGCGGAAGATTACCGCCGCCTGATTATCGCCTGGCAGAACGGTGCGGCGATTCGCCTCGGCGATGTCGCAACAGTTGAACAGGGGGCGGAAAACAGCTGGCTCGGGGCATGGGCCAATAACCAGCGGGCGATCGTGATGAACGTTCAGCGCCAGCCGGGGGCCAACATCATTTCCACTGCTGACAGCATCCGCGAGATGCTGCCACAGCTGACCGAAAGCCTGCCTAAATCGGTCAAAGTGCAGGTACTTTCTGACCGCACCACCAATATTCGTGCTTCGGTCAGCGACACTCAGTTTGAGCTGATGCTGGCGATCGCCCTGGTGGTGATGATTATTTACGTGTTTCTGCGCAACGTCCCGGCGACCATTATTCCCGGCATCGCCGTGCCGCTGTCGCTGGTCGGCACCTTCGCGGTAATGGTGTTCCTCGACTTCTCGATTAACAACCTGACGCTGATGGCCCTGACCATCGCCACCGGGTTTGTGGTCGATGACGCCATCGTGGTTATCGAAAACATCTCGCGCTATATCGAGAAAGGCGAAAAACCGCTGACCGCTGCCCTGAAAGGCGCGGGTGAGATCGGCTTTACCATTATCTCCCTGACCTTCTCGCTGATCGCGGTGCTGATCCCGCTGCTGTTTATGGGTGATATCGTGGGCCGCCTGTTCCGCGAGTTCGCCGTCACCCTGGCGGTGGCGATCCTTATCTCGGCAGTGGTGTCGCTGACCCTGACGCCGATGATGTGCGCACGCATGTTAAGCCACGAGTCGCTGCGCAAGCAAAACCGCTTCTCCCGCGCCAGCGAACGCTTCTTTGAGCGGGTGATCGCCGTCTATGGCCGCTGGCTGAGCCGGGTGCTGAACCATCCGTGGCTGACGCTGAGCGTGGCCCTTAGCACGCTGGCGCTGTCGATTATGCTATGGGTGTTTATTCCGAAAGGCTTCTTCCCAACGCAGGACAACGGTATCATCCAGGGCACGCTACAGGCCCCGCAGTCGGTATCGTTTGCCAGCATGGCCGAGCGCCAGCAGCAGGTTTCCGCGGTCATTCTTAAAGATCCGGCGGTGGAAAGCCTGACGTCATACGTTGGGGTTGACGGCACCAACCCGGCGCTGAACAGCGCCCGCCTGCAAATCAACCTCAAGCCGTTGGACGAGCGTGACGATCGCGTACAAACGGTCATCGCCCGCCTGCAAAACGCGGTGGACGGCATTCCCGGTATCGAACTTTATCTTCAGCCAACCCAGGACCTGACGATTGACACTACCGTCAGCCGCACCCAGTACCAGTTCACGCTTCAGGCCAACTCGCTTGATGCGCTGAGCAACTGGGTACCACAGCTGTTGACCCGCCTGCAGGCATTGCCGCAGCTCTCCGACGTCAGCAGCGACTGGCAGGATAAAGGCCTGGCGGCGTATATCAACGTTGACCGCGATAGCGCCAGCCGTCTCGGCATCAGCATGTCCGATATCGATAACGCGCTGTACAACGCCTTCGGTCAGCGCCTGATTTCCACCATTTATACTCAGGCGAACCAGTACCGCGTGGTGCTGGAGCATGATACCCAGGCGACGCCGGGGCTGGCGGCGTTGGACAATATCCGCCTGACCAGCAGCGACGGCGGGATCGTGCCGCTTACGGCGATCGCCAAAGTGGAGCAGCGCTTTGCCCCGCTGTCGATTAACCATCTCGATCAGTTCCCGGTCACCACGATCTCGTTTAACGTCCCAGGCAACTATTCGCTGGGCGATGCGGTCGAGGCGATTCTTGGCGCCGAGCAGGCGCTGGAGTTCCCGAGCGATATTCGTACCCAGTTCCAGGGCAGTTCTCTGGCCTTCCAGTCGGCGCTCGGCAGCACCGTCTGGCTGGTGGTTGCCGCCGTGGTGGCGATGTATATCGTGCTCGGCGTGCTGTATGAGAGCTTTATTCATCCAATCACCATCCTGTCTACCCTGCCAACGGCGGGCGTCGGCGCGCTGCTGGCACTGTGGTTGGCCGGTAGCGAGCTGGATGTTATCGCCATTATCGGCATCATTCTGCTTATCGGTATCGTTAAGAAAAACGCCATCATGATGATCGACTTCGCGCTGGCCGCCGAACGCGAACAGGGCATGCCGCCGCGCGAGGCGATTTATCAGGCCTGTCTGTTGCGTTTTCGTCCGATCCTGATGACCACGCTGGCGGCCCTGTTCGGCGCGCTGCCGCTGATGTTGAGCACCGGCGTTGGCGCGGAACTGCGTCGTCCGCTGGGGATCGGTATGGTTGGCGGCCTGATGCTCAGCCAGGTGCTGACCCTGTTCACTACTCCGGTCATCTATCTGCTGTTCGACCGCCTGTCGCTGTATATGAAGAGCCGGTTCCCACGGCGTGAGGAGGAGGCGTAA
- a CDS encoding MFS transporter, which produces MTDLPASVRWQLWIVAFGFFMQALDTTIVNTALPSMAKSLGESPLHMHMVIVSYVLTVAVMLPASGWLADRVGVRNIFFSAIILFTAGSLFCAQAATLDQLILARVLQGVGGAMMVPVGRLTVMKIVPRSQYMAAMTFVTLPGQVGPLLGPALGGMLVEYASWHWIFLINIPVGIIGAIATLCLMPNYTLQTRRFDIFGFILLAAGMATLTLALDGKKGLGISVQWLAALVAAGVASILFYLWHARGNRNALFSLKLFSNRTFSLGLGGSFAGRIGSGMLPFMTPVFLQIGLGFTPFHAGLMMIPMVLGSMGMKRIVVQVVNRFGYRRVLVASTIGLALVSLLFMAVALAGWYWLLPVVLFLQGMINSSRFSSMNTLTLKDLPDDLASSGNSMLSMVMQLSMSIGVTIAGMLLGLYGQQHISADATTTHQVFLYTYLSMAVIIALPALIFSRVPDDDTTNTVIGRRKRSES; this is translated from the coding sequence ATGACCGATCTCCCCGCCAGCGTGCGCTGGCAGTTATGGATAGTGGCCTTCGGCTTCTTTATGCAGGCGCTGGATACCACTATCGTCAACACCGCCCTCCCCTCAATGGCGAAAAGCCTCGGGGAGAGTCCGTTGCATATGCATATGGTTATCGTCTCTTATGTATTGACGGTAGCGGTGATGCTGCCCGCCAGCGGCTGGCTGGCGGACCGGGTGGGCGTACGTAATATTTTCTTCAGCGCTATCATCCTGTTTACCGCAGGTTCGCTGTTCTGCGCTCAGGCTGCTACTCTCGACCAGTTAATACTTGCCCGCGTATTGCAGGGCGTCGGCGGCGCGATGATGGTTCCCGTCGGTCGCCTGACGGTGATGAAAATCGTCCCGCGCAGTCAATATATGGCGGCGATGACCTTCGTCACCCTCCCCGGCCAGGTCGGCCCGCTGCTCGGCCCAGCGCTCGGCGGAATGCTGGTGGAGTACGCCTCGTGGCACTGGATCTTCCTGATTAATATTCCGGTCGGGATTATCGGCGCCATCGCCACCCTGTGCCTGATGCCCAACTACACCCTGCAAACCCGGCGCTTTGATATCTTCGGCTTTATTCTGCTGGCGGCGGGAATGGCCACGCTAACTCTGGCGCTCGACGGTAAAAAAGGGCTCGGTATCTCTGTGCAGTGGCTGGCGGCGCTGGTAGCGGCCGGCGTTGCATCCATTTTGTTCTATCTGTGGCACGCGCGCGGTAATCGCAACGCGCTGTTTAGCCTGAAACTGTTCAGCAACCGCACCTTCTCTCTCGGCCTCGGCGGCAGCTTCGCCGGGCGCATCGGCAGCGGCATGCTGCCGTTTATGACGCCGGTATTTTTGCAGATTGGCCTCGGCTTTACGCCATTCCACGCCGGGCTGATGATGATCCCGATGGTGCTCGGCAGCATGGGCATGAAGCGTATCGTGGTCCAGGTGGTCAACCGCTTCGGCTATCGTCGGGTGCTGGTGGCCTCAACAATCGGCCTGGCGCTGGTCAGCCTGCTGTTTATGGCGGTCGCTCTCGCGGGCTGGTACTGGCTGCTGCCGGTGGTGCTATTCCTGCAAGGGATGATCAACTCCAGCCGCTTTTCGTCAATGAACACGCTGACTCTGAAAGACCTGCCCGATGACCTCGCCAGCAGCGGCAACAGCATGCTGTCAATGGTCATGCAGCTGTCGATGAGTATCGGCGTCACCATCGCCGGCATGCTGCTGGGTCTCTATGGTCAGCAGCATATCAGCGCCGATGCGACAACCACTCATCAGGTCTTTCTCTATACCTACTTAAGCATGGCGGTGATTATCGCGCTACCCGCGCTGATTTTTTCCCGCGTACCGGACGACGACACCACCAACACCGTGATTGGTCGTCGCAAAAGGAGTGAATCTTGA
- the baeS gene encoding two-component system sensor histidine kinase BaeS yields MKFWRPGITGKLFIAILATCIVLLISMHWAVRISFERGFIDYIKRGNEQRLTMLGDALSEQYAQHGSWKFLRNNDRFIFQLLKTFERDNDDHSPQGRGMRPEPMDEPGPGPGPGEMPPDAAPDRPLDGPRGDRGPGPDIPPHGWRTMFWVVDQKGRVLVGPRERLPKDGTRRNIMVNGVEVGAVIASPVERLTRNTDINFDRQQKRTSWLIVALATLLAALATFPLARGLLAPVKRLVEGTHRLAAGDFSTRVTASSSDELGRLAQDFNQLASTLERNQQMRRDLMADISHELRTPLAVLRGELEAIQDGIRKFTPDSITSLQAEVATLTKLVDDLHQLSMSDEGALSYQKTSVDIINLLEVAAGAFRERFASRGLSIGVSLPESATIFGDRDRLMQLFNNLLENSLRYTDSGGGLQISASQNGRMLVLDFADSAPGVTDEQLERLVERFYRTEGSRNRASGGSGLGLAICLNIVAAHGGTLRAGHSPLGGVSIKVELPLERNLSRDV; encoded by the coding sequence TTGAAGTTCTGGCGTCCCGGCATTACCGGCAAGCTATTTATCGCGATCCTCGCCACCTGCATCGTACTGTTAATCAGCATGCACTGGGCGGTGCGCATCAGTTTTGAACGCGGGTTTATCGACTATATCAAGCGCGGAAACGAGCAGCGGCTGACCATGCTCGGGGACGCCCTGAGCGAACAGTATGCCCAGCACGGTAGCTGGAAGTTCCTGCGCAATAATGACCGGTTTATTTTCCAGTTGCTGAAAACGTTTGAGCGCGACAACGACGACCACTCGCCGCAGGGGCGCGGTATGAGACCTGAGCCAATGGATGAGCCTGGACCGGGTCCCGGCCCCGGGGAGATGCCGCCGGATGCCGCGCCAGACCGACCGCTCGATGGCCCACGCGGCGATCGAGGTCCCGGCCCGGACATTCCGCCGCACGGCTGGCGTACCATGTTCTGGGTGGTCGATCAAAAAGGCCGCGTGCTGGTAGGGCCGCGCGAACGCTTACCGAAAGATGGCACCCGGCGCAATATTATGGTTAACGGCGTGGAAGTCGGCGCGGTGATTGCGTCGCCGGTTGAACGTCTGACGCGCAATACAGATATCAATTTTGACCGCCAGCAGAAACGCACCAGTTGGCTGATTGTCGCCCTCGCGACGCTCCTCGCCGCGCTGGCTACCTTCCCGCTGGCGCGCGGCCTGCTTGCGCCGGTCAAGCGGCTGGTCGAGGGCACCCATCGTCTGGCTGCCGGAGATTTCTCGACCCGTGTTACGGCCAGCAGCAGCGATGAACTGGGCCGCCTGGCGCAGGATTTTAACCAGTTAGCCAGCACCCTGGAGCGCAATCAGCAAATGCGCCGGGACCTGATGGCTGATATTTCTCACGAACTGCGCACGCCGCTGGCAGTGCTGCGCGGCGAGCTGGAAGCGATTCAGGACGGCATCAGGAAATTCACCCCGGACTCCATCACCTCTTTACAGGCCGAGGTCGCCACTCTCACCAAACTGGTTGACGATTTACATCAGCTATCGATGTCCGATGAAGGTGCGCTCTCCTACCAGAAAACCTCGGTGGATATCATCAACCTGCTGGAAGTCGCCGCTGGCGCGTTCCGCGAACGTTTCGCCAGCCGCGGACTGTCGATCGGTGTTTCGCTACCGGAAAGCGCGACGATTTTCGGCGACCGGGATCGCCTGATGCAGCTCTTTAATAACCTGCTGGAAAATAGCCTGCGCTATACCGATAGCGGCGGGGGGCTGCAGATTAGCGCCAGCCAAAATGGCCGCATGCTGGTTCTCGACTTTGCCGATAGCGCTCCGGGTGTAACCGATGAGCAGTTGGAAAGGCTGGTTGAGCGCTTTTACCGTACCGAAGGGTCGCGCAATCGTGCCAGCGGCGGCTCTGGTTTAGGGCTGGCGATTTGCCTTAACATTGTGGCTGCCCACGGTGGCACTTTGCGTGCCGGTCATTCGCCTTTGGGCGGGGTTAGCATTAAAGTAGAGTTACCTCTGGAACGTAATTTATCGAGAGACGTATGA
- the mdtC gene encoding multidrug efflux RND transporter permease subunit MdtC: MKFFALFIYRPVATILISLAITLCGVLGFRLLPVAPLPQVDFPVIMISASLPGASPETMASSVATPLERSLGRIAGVNEMTSSSSLGSTRIIMEFNFDRDINGAARDVQAAINAAQSLLPSGMPSRPTYRKANPSDAPIMILTLTSDTYSQGELYDFASTQLAQTIAQIDGVGDVDVGGSSLPAVRVDLNPQALFNQGVSLDAVRTAISDANVRKPQGALEDASHRWQVETNDELKTAAEYQPLIVHYNNGAAVRLGDVANVTDSVQDVRNAGMTNAKPAILLMIRKLPEANIIETVDSIRARLPDLQRTIPASIDLQIAQDRSPTIRASLEEVEQTLVISVGLVILVVFLFLRSGRATLIPAVAVPVSLIGTFAAMYLCGFSLNNLSLMALTIATGFVVDDAIVVLENISRHLEAGMKPLQAALQGSREVGFTVLSMSVSLVAVFLPLLLMGGLPGRLLREFAVTLSVAIGISLAVSLTLTPMMCGWLLKSGKPNEPTRKRGFGRLLVAIQGGYGKSLKWVLKHSRLTGLVLLGTIALSIWLYISIPKTFFPEQDTGVLMGGIQADQSISFQAMRGKLQDFMKIIREDPAVDNVTGFTGGSRVNSGMMFITLKSRDERHETAQQIIDRLRKKLAKEPGANLFLMAVQDIRVGGRQANASYQYTLLSDDLAALREWEPKIRKALAALPELADVNSDQQDNGAEMDLIYDRDTMSRLGISVQDANNLLNNAFGQRQISTIYQPLNQYKVVMEVDPVYTQDVSALDKMFVINSEDKPIPLSYFAKWQPANAPLSVNHQGLSAASTISFNLPTGKSLSEASDAINRAMTQLGVPSSVRGSFAGTAQVFQETMNSQVILILAAIATVYIVLGILYESYVHPLTILSTIPSAGVGALLALELFDAPFSLIALIGIMLLIGIVKKNAIMMVDFALEAQRNGNLPPEEAIFQACLLRFRPIMMTTLAALFGALPLVISSGDGSELRQPLGITIVGGLVMSQLLTLYTTPVVYLFFDRLRLRFSRKLHQPVSE, translated from the coding sequence GTGAAGTTTTTCGCCCTCTTCATTTATCGCCCGGTGGCGACGATTCTGATTTCGCTCGCCATCACCCTGTGCGGCGTCCTCGGTTTCCGCCTGCTGCCGGTCGCGCCGCTGCCGCAGGTGGATTTTCCGGTCATTATGATCAGCGCCTCGCTGCCCGGCGCCTCGCCGGAAACTATGGCCTCTTCGGTGGCGACGCCGCTGGAGCGCTCTTTGGGGCGGATTGCCGGGGTGAACGAGATGACCTCCTCCAGTTCGCTTGGCAGTACGCGAATCATTATGGAGTTCAACTTCGATCGCGATATCAACGGCGCCGCGCGCGACGTACAGGCGGCAATTAACGCCGCGCAAAGCCTGCTGCCGAGCGGCATGCCGAGCCGCCCGACCTATCGCAAGGCCAACCCGTCCGACGCGCCGATCATGATCCTCACCCTCACCTCGGATACCTATTCCCAGGGTGAGCTGTACGATTTCGCCTCTACCCAGCTGGCGCAGACCATTGCGCAGATTGACGGCGTCGGCGACGTTGACGTCGGCGGCAGCTCCCTGCCCGCCGTGCGCGTTGATCTCAACCCGCAGGCGCTGTTTAACCAGGGCGTGTCGCTGGACGCGGTACGCACCGCCATCAGCGACGCCAACGTGCGTAAACCGCAGGGAGCGCTGGAAGACGCCTCCCACCGCTGGCAGGTAGAAACCAACGACGAGCTAAAAACCGCCGCCGAATATCAACCATTAATCGTGCACTACAATAACGGCGCGGCGGTGCGGTTAGGTGATGTCGCCAACGTCACCGACTCGGTACAGGATGTGCGCAACGCCGGGATGACCAACGCTAAACCGGCAATTTTGCTGATGATCCGCAAGCTGCCGGAAGCCAATATCATTGAAACGGTGGACAGCATTCGCGCCCGCCTGCCGGATCTGCAGCGCACGATCCCGGCATCTATCGACCTGCAAATCGCCCAGGACCGGTCGCCAACCATCCGCGCCTCGCTGGAAGAAGTCGAGCAAACGCTGGTGATTTCGGTTGGCCTGGTGATCCTCGTGGTGTTCCTGTTCCTGCGCTCGGGACGAGCAACGCTGATCCCGGCGGTGGCGGTTCCGGTCTCGTTGATTGGCACCTTTGCGGCGATGTACCTGTGCGGCTTCAGCCTGAATAACCTGTCACTGATGGCGCTAACCATCGCCACAGGATTTGTGGTCGATGACGCCATCGTGGTGCTGGAGAACATCTCCCGCCATCTCGAAGCGGGTATGAAGCCGCTACAGGCAGCACTTCAAGGGAGTCGGGAGGTCGGTTTCACCGTGCTGTCGATGAGCGTGTCGCTGGTCGCCGTCTTCCTGCCGCTACTGCTGATGGGCGGGCTACCGGGGAGGTTACTGCGCGAATTTGCCGTTACCCTGTCGGTGGCGATCGGCATTTCGCTAGCGGTGTCGCTGACCCTGACGCCGATGATGTGCGGCTGGCTGCTGAAAAGCGGCAAGCCCAACGAGCCGACGCGCAAGCGCGGTTTTGGTCGTCTGCTGGTGGCTATTCAGGGCGGATACGGCAAGTCGCTGAAATGGGTACTGAAGCACAGCCGCTTAACCGGCCTGGTGCTGCTCGGCACCATCGCGCTCAGTATCTGGCTCTATATCTCGATTCCGAAAACCTTCTTCCCGGAGCAGGATACCGGGGTACTGATGGGCGGCATTCAGGCCGACCAGAGCATTTCGTTCCAGGCAATGCGCGGCAAGCTGCAGGACTTTATGAAGATCATTCGTGAAGATCCGGCGGTGGATAACGTCACTGGCTTTACCGGCGGCTCACGGGTCAACAGCGGGATGATGTTTATCACCCTGAAATCGCGCGATGAACGACACGAAACGGCGCAGCAGATTATCGACCGGCTGCGTAAAAAACTGGCGAAAGAGCCGGGGGCCAACCTGTTCCTGATGGCGGTACAGGATATTCGCGTAGGCGGACGTCAGGCTAATGCCAGCTACCAGTACACCCTGCTGTCGGACGATCTTGCGGCGCTGCGCGAGTGGGAGCCAAAAATCCGCAAAGCGCTGGCGGCGCTGCCGGAACTGGCGGACGTTAACTCGGATCAGCAGGATAACGGTGCGGAGATGGATCTGATCTACGATCGCGATACCATGTCGCGTCTGGGGATCAGCGTGCAGGACGCCAATAACTTGCTCAACAACGCCTTCGGTCAACGGCAGATCTCAACCATTTACCAGCCTCTGAACCAATATAAGGTGGTGATGGAAGTCGATCCGGTTTACACCCAGGACGTCAGCGCGCTGGATAAGATGTTTGTGATCAACAGCGAAGATAAACCCATTCCGCTCTCTTATTTCGCCAAATGGCAACCGGCCAACGCCCCGCTGTCGGTGAACCATCAAGGGCTGTCGGCGGCGTCGACCATCTCCTTTAACCTGCCGACCGGCAAGTCGCTGTCGGAAGCCAGCGATGCGATTAACCGGGCAATGACCCAGCTTGGCGTGCCGTCAAGCGTGCGCGGCTCGTTCGCCGGGACCGCGCAGGTATTCCAGGAGACCATGAACTCGCAGGTGATTCTGATTCTGGCGGCAATCGCCACGGTCTATATCGTGCTGGGGATCCTCTACGAGAGCTACGTTCATCCGCTGACTATCCTTTCGACCATTCCTTCCGCTGGCGTCGGCGCGCTGCTGGCGCTGGAGCTTTTCGATGCCCCGTTCAGCCTAATCGCGCTAATCGGGATTATGCTATTAATTGGCATCGTGAAGAAAAACGCCATCATGATGGTCGATTTTGCCCTTGAGGCGCAGCGTAACGGCAACCTGCCGCCGGAAGAAGCCATCTTCCAGGCTTGCCTGTTGCGTTTTCGCCCGATAATGATGACCACCCTGGCAGCGCTGTTCGGCGCGCTGCCGCTGGTTATCTCCAGTGGTGATGGCTCCGAGCTGCGCCAGCCGCTGGGGATTACCATCGTCGGCGGTCTGGTGATGAGTCAGTTGTTGACCCTGTATACCACGCCAGTGGTCTATCTGTTCTTCGACCGTCTGCGGTTGCGTTTTTCGCGAAAACTCCATCAACCGGTAAGCGAATAA
- a CDS encoding tetratricopeptide repeat protein, whose amino-acid sequence MSDNTKKYLPFYALLLLCAAARAEITEQQIEADCAKIPDWANQGEQFYKAKNYAKARKAFEQQAAWSESCTLDDSAIATAYNNVALTWMREGQWRKARAWLMIRPDDSKSIYNLGLIKDKLAALPPPASAAGEYWNYSGRASWNVLTIKTLPQPSRFQVDFQGYYFGMMGIYVGPNIGEFSESVLLENGKGVVALREGDYIHCDISLAFSSEAIDASTDTPMNCGFGMNVSADGHYLRVD is encoded by the coding sequence ATGAGTGATAATACAAAGAAATATTTACCTTTTTACGCTCTGCTTCTGCTCTGCGCCGCCGCCAGAGCAGAAATCACCGAGCAGCAGATCGAGGCTGATTGTGCAAAAATCCCGGACTGGGCCAATCAGGGCGAGCAGTTCTACAAAGCGAAAAACTATGCCAAAGCGCGTAAAGCTTTTGAGCAGCAGGCCGCGTGGAGCGAAAGCTGCACCCTTGACGACAGCGCCATCGCCACGGCCTACAACAACGTGGCGTTGACCTGGATGCGCGAAGGTCAATGGCGTAAAGCCCGCGCCTGGCTGATGATAAGACCGGACGATAGCAAGTCGATTTACAATCTGGGGCTTATTAAAGATAAGCTGGCGGCTCTGCCGCCTCCAGCTTCCGCTGCGGGTGAATATTGGAACTATTCCGGGCGCGCCTCCTGGAACGTACTGACCATAAAAACGTTGCCCCAGCCATCGCGCTTTCAAGTTGATTTTCAGGGTTATTATTTCGGCATGATGGGGATCTACGTTGGCCCCAATATTGGCGAATTTTCTGAATCGGTATTGCTTGAAAATGGCAAAGGCGTCGTGGCGCTTCGGGAAGGAGACTACATTCACTGCGATATCTCGCTGGCGTTTTCTTCCGAAGCCATCGACGCTAGCACCGATACTCCCATGAACTGCGGTTTTGGCATGAACGTCAGCGCTGACGGACACTATCTGCGCGTTGATTAA
- the baeR gene encoding two-component system response regulator BaeR, with the protein MTELPVDENTPRILIVEDEPKLGQLLIDYLQAAGYSPTLINHGDQVLPYVRQTPPHLILLDLMLPGTDGLTLCREIRRFSEVPVVMVTAKIEEIDRLLGLEIGADDYICKPYSPREVVARVKTILRRCKPQRDLQALDAQSPLIVDEGRFQASWRDKLLDLTPAEFRLLKTLSQEPGKVFSREQLLNHLYDDYRVVTDRTIDSHIKNLRRKLESLDAEQSFIRAVYGVGYRWEADACRLA; encoded by the coding sequence ATGACTGAATTACCTGTTGATGAAAACACACCACGCATTCTGATCGTGGAAGATGAGCCCAAGCTAGGCCAGTTGCTGATCGATTATCTCCAGGCGGCGGGCTATTCGCCGACGCTGATTAATCACGGCGATCAGGTTCTACCGTACGTTCGCCAGACGCCGCCGCATCTGATCCTGTTAGATCTGATGCTGCCCGGCACCGACGGACTCACCTTATGCCGCGAAATCCGCCGCTTCTCCGAAGTTCCGGTAGTGATGGTGACGGCGAAAATCGAAGAGATCGACCGTCTGCTCGGGCTGGAAATCGGTGCCGACGACTATATTTGTAAACCCTACAGCCCGCGTGAAGTTGTCGCTCGCGTGAAGACCATTCTTCGCCGCTGCAAGCCGCAGCGCGATCTGCAGGCGCTGGATGCGCAAAGCCCGCTGATCGTTGACGAAGGCCGCTTCCAGGCCTCCTGGCGCGATAAACTGCTGGACCTTACACCCGCAGAGTTCCGCCTGCTGAAAACCCTTTCCCAGGAGCCGGGCAAAGTCTTCTCGCGCGAGCAGTTGTTGAATCATCTGTACGATGATTACCGCGTGGTGACCGACCGAACCATCGATAGCCATATCAAGAACCTACGTCGCAAGCTGGAGTCGCTGGACGCCGAGCAGTCGTTTATCCGCGCCGTTTACGGCGTAGGCTATCGTTGGGAAGCCGACGCCTGCCGCCTGGCGTAG